The Plasmodium brasilianum strain Bolivian I chromosome 11, whole genome shotgun sequence nucleotide sequence gatactaaaatataaacGTGAATATAggtgtaaataaaaatatatacatttttttttttttttttccctaatTCTGTATAAATACGTTTTACACCTTttgaaataaatacaaaaaagtgTGTACAAACGtgacataaaaaatgttaaaacgACTTATAAAATAGTTGCTCAAAAgagatttaaaaataaagtaatgcgcatgaattattttattttgtaggTTACAAATTTGTTGTACtggaaaaataatatcaaataataagaatagtAATGATCTAAATAGTAATGATCAAAATAGTAATGATCAAAATAGTAATGATCAAAATAGTAAtgattgtaataataatgttgtACACTTCAAACATTTTTTACCATATGTTTTATAGTGTTTGGACACTTCATTTTAGCGAATGTTCACGTGTTAATTGAATTGCATATTTGCCTATATTTGTGGGaatgttaaatatatccatatatacaaatatacgcAAATATGCTACCAAATGAACATGAACAAATTAATGCAAATGTCTTAAGCTCTTCTGATTTTGTTTAAGGTATAATCTCTAATTGAGGCAAATCTATTTCAAAATTCGGCCTTAGCTCAcataaaatgcatatatatgtatatatatatatatgtataatgtacgtttatatgaatacgtatgtacgtgtaTTTCCCCATCAAGAGAGTCTTTGCAAAATAAAGTAACCTGTTTATTCTgtttttataagaaaaaaaaaaaaaaaaaaaaattaatcttTAGCATTTCCTTGTTCGtccataaaaatattaaatatgcaTAGAGGAAAAAAAGCATCATTactatgtaatattttatgcaaaaggaaaaatgtataaatatgtaaaaacaCTTACATTATGTTTCATCACGTTAAATCGCTTTACATCGCGTTATACCACTTTACAGAAAGTAAAAAgctttttttacataaaaacaaatagcACATCTGAAAATTAATTTGCAAGCAAAGGAAtgagaaattataaattatttacaattattgcttcattttatttatattttttttttttttttttttgcgtgATAAGTATTGCTTATAAATGCATTTAAATCCGTATATGCAgagaattaattttaacttaaattagtaacaatttattatgtacatatgcgtatacatatacatctacatatgcgtatacatatgcatatacatatacataaatgtataaatatatatacatgtacgtataatACTGCGTAACACAATATGCATTACttctttctttattatttcagCAAAAGCAATTACCATTTGTTCCTGTTGCGTACATTATTTTGTACgtatatgaatttaaaaaaaaagcaaattaaaatattttttttataattggTATATAACTCCACTGTTAAGTTGTccttttgtttatatatgtattcattgAAGTCATATTttacatgtatttttatgtatttttttatgtatttttttatgtattattttatgtatttttttatgtatttttttatgtattttgtttatgtattttttatgtatttatttatatatttatttatgtactaATTTATGTACTAATTTATGTACTCATTTATGTAATCATTTATGTACTCATTTATGTAAtcatttgtaaatttttttttttttctccttttaatttggtaatatttgaatatacTGCTTTTTTGGAAGAGTGAGTTTTTGCGCTTCGAAAAAtggcacatacatatatatgatgatATATATGGAGTAgaacttatacatatatattatacatacatattatacattcattttatacatatatatattatacatacatattatacatacatattatacatacatattatacattcattttatacatatatatattatacatacatattatacattcattttatacatatatatattatacatattatacattcattttatacatatatatattatacatacatattatacattcattttatacatgtacatattatacatatacatattatacatacatattatacattcattttatacatatatatatattatacatacatatatatatatatatatatataaatacatgcatacatacatacataattatatatatatagtaaaaccTGGCTAACACTATTTTATAGTCATTTGAATGGTGTATATGTtgaaggtaaaaaaaatgtagttaATGTATGGGGAAAGATTatgaatgaatataaaaggattatataatgaaacaaAAGTAGTACCAAATAAAAGTAGTACCAAATAAAAGTAGcaccaaataaaaatagtgcCAAATAAAAGTAGcaccaaataaaaatagtgccaaataaaaatagtgccaaatataaaaaaaataaattagtgACAACTAATAAAGTCAAAGgcagtaaaaaataaaaaaagaaaaaaaagataagtcACGaataaatggtaaaaaaGGATGGatggaaataaaacaatagtCAGTGAAAACGCAAATGAAGGAGAGGAAAATGTAAAGGAATATGAAAATGTTCACAAGAAAGAAATAGGGAAGGCACATAATGCAACACAACAAAATGAGAAAGAAATGAATGGGATAATTCTGTTCAGAGAAAATGAAGATGATGAACTGAGTGAAAAGGGTGAGGCGGGTATAAACGAGGAACAGAGTTCAAATGATGAAGAGGGCGTAAGTTATAATGAGAGTGTAAATCATGATGAGAGTGTAAATCATGATGAGAGTGTAAATTATGATGAGAGTATAATTCATGATGGGAGGGTATATAATGAAGGGGGCAAGGGCGAGGAGCACGGTAGAGGTGCAGAACACCacaaattgaaaaagaaaaggaaaaaagataattataTGTCGTCATATTATATGGACAATGAAGCTCAAGAGGATGAggaggaagaagaggaagaggaTGAGGACTATGTAGAAAACGATATAGAATATATGGATagaaaatcaaataaaatagggcaaaaaaaaaggaaactggcaaaaaataaatacgttTCTACCTTTTTAGATACAGAAGCACAAGTTGGAGATGATGAGGAGGAAGAGGAGTATGCTAGTTCCTATATTGAAGAGTTTGAAGAAgctaaaaaattagaaaaaaagaatatgtatgaaacaaaattaaaaagtggAACAAATCATTTAGCTCAAGCTATAAATAAACTATCCCAACgatatgaaaatgaaaaagaaataaaagatacATTAACAGATGGGGAAACATTAACAGATGAAGAAATGTCAGTAGATGATGAATATTTTGATGAAGGGGAATGTTTAAGTACTTTTGATAGTCCTAAAATGTggttaattaaattatttaaaaatgatgtGGAAAGAAATCTAGCTATgggtatatattataaatatatgaaattaaaagataatgattttaatattaaaggAATATATGTATCAGATAATTTAAAAGGGTACATATACATAGAGGCAGACAGTCTGTATATGTTAAAACGTTTTTTACTAggttttaaatttattaatttaaatgaaataacaaTTGTACCTGTACAAGAATTAACATCCATATTTGCCATGTGCCATTCGAAAGTAATTATACCTAAGGTGAATGAATATGTGAGAATAAAAAGAGGAGTATATATGGATGATATAGGTCAGATTTTTGAAGTGCATGAAAAGGGAATCTATGCTGTTGTTAGGTTAATTCcaagaatattttatgataaatataataattttaaaaaagaaaaaaactacaatatgaataataacaatagtagtagtaataataataatagtaataataataatagtagtagtaataataataatagtaataataataataataatagtaataataataatagtaataataataataataatagtaataataataataataatagtagtaataataataataatagtaataataataatagtaataataataataataataatagtaataataataataataataataatagtagtaacaacTTGTCAGTGTCCATTAATAAGGGGATTTCCCTATTTGATGATAACATTCACAAACATGACTCATATTATATGATGAACAATGATAAATATGAtatgaacaataataatCGGAGTGGAATTTTTCCAAATGAGAAAATAGATTTATTAGATGAAGCGTTACAagtgaaaaggaaaaaaaaaaaagagagacctttaaaaaaattttttgatagAGATGAAATTGAGCAAATAGGTGGAGTCATTGAGCATGGTCCATATCCAAGAACTATAAAATAtcaaaacaatatttttgaGGAGAATGGatatttattaaagaaaatgaatataaaatatttaattagtgAAAATGCTAATATCACATTAACAGAAATACgtgaatttaataaaaatattacgaaTGAAGATGATATTAACTTACATATCAGTAAagcatttataaataaaaattctttacatttatttaaaaaaggagaaagagtaaaaattatgaaggGAGAATTGTTCAATTTGATAGGAACTATAACAAGtgttaatgaaaatatgttaaCAATAAATCCTGATAATATAGCTAaagaatttaaatttatgcCTACAGAtgttacaaaatattttatggaAGGTGATAATGTAACTGTTATTAATGGTATACATAAAGGAAAGAGTGGTCTTATATCCCTACTAGATTATAAAGAGAATGTAGcacttattttttccccttcaTTAAACACCGAATTTAGATCATCTATACAAGATTTAACAGGTTCTACTACTAATAGTACTAGTGAAGGGTTAGGAGGTATTAATACCCTTAATGGATTCTCCATAGGAGATTTAATAGAATTAAGTGATAGACAAATTGGTGTATTAACctatattgataaaaataaacacattCGTGTATTAACAAgtaatagtaaaattttGCATACAACCATTGGTGCCATTACAACAAAAAGGTCAGCAATAGGACAAGTATGTAAAGATGAAAATGGAAACATAATTCAAGCAAAAGATACTATACAAATAGTTAAAGGAATGCATAGAAATAAATTAGCCAtagttaattatatatggaaaaataaaatttttgcaaaaataaataaaaaaattgaagataATGGTTTTGTAGTTATAGATTGTGAAAATTCTATATTATCAGGAaataacaatgaaaaaaaaaaaatcataactcataataatttgtttagaacaaataattttacgAGGAAAAATCATTTTCAGTCCTTTATTGGAAAAACagttaaaattttaacagGTGTTTATAAAGGACTATTAGGTGATGTAATAGATGCAGAAA carries:
- a CDS encoding transcription elongation factor SPT5, giving the protein MDGNKTIVSENANEGEENVKEYENVHKKEIGKAHNATQQNEKEMNGIILFRENEDDELSEKGEAGINEEQSSNDEEGVSYNESVNHDESVNHDESVNYDESIIHDGRVYNEGGKGEEHGRGAEHHKLKKKRKKDNYMSSYYMDNEAQEDEEEEEEEDEDYVENDIEYMDRKSNKIGQKKRKLAKNKYVSTFLDTEAQVGDDEEEEEYASSYIEEFEEAKKLEKKNMYETKLKSGTNHLAQAINKLSQRYENEKEIKDTLTDGETLTDEEMSVDDEYFDEGECLSTFDSPKMWLIKLFKNDVERNLAMGIYYKYMKLKDNDFNIKGIYVSDNLKGYIYIEADSLYMLKRFLLGFKFINLNEITIVPVQELTSIFAMCHSKVIIPKVNEYVRIKRGVYMDDIGQIFEVHEKGIYAVVRLIPRIFYDKYNNFKKEKNYNMNNNNSSSNNNNSNNNNSSSNNNNSNNNNNNSNNNNSNNNNNNSNNNNNNSSNNNNNSNNNNSNNNNNNNSNNNNNNNNSSNNLSVSINKGISLFDDNIHKHDSYYMMNNDKYDMNNNNRSGIFPNEKIDLLDEALQVKRKKKKERPLKKFFDRDEIEQIGGVIEHGPYPRTIKYQNNIFEENGYLLKKMNIKYLISENANITLTEIREFNKNITNEDDINLHISKAFINKNSLHLFKKGERVKIMKGELFNLIGTITSVNENMLTINPDNIAKEFKFMPTDVTKYFMEGDNVTVINGIHKGKSGLISLLDYKENVALIFSPSLNTEFRSSIQDLTGSTTNSTSEGLGGINTLNGFSIGDLIELSDRQIGVLTYIDKNKHIRVLTSNSKILHTTIGAITTKRSAIGQVCKDENGNIIQAKDTIQIVKGMHRNKLAIVNYIWKNKIFAKINKKIEDNGFVVIDCENSILSGNNNEKKKIITHNNLFRTNNFTRKNHFQSFIGKTVKILTGVYKGLLGDVIDAERDEFTLLLKIKPKTVRQKRIECAIADAYRDNNIFDEKLKGSENTVDSKRRQEEKYEKKSQRFDDKKKYDSPLSNENQRSIFDRRKNDTNAKYDEKHTSSTYSTYNNHKQRERTANNGYYYYNNDKRRNSNETDRNNYVYGEHEEHEKFVIPKLTDQKDRHNVSLTSIHNKKEHIFRREEEEREKDEKENSGSSYHKIYTKDRNYDSHYMGEKHLSSHNNSNDNRHYGSKPSGWDMNNTYKKKEENLFKKDKYDEVNRKYSKKKDHTDEEYTDLKYQDKNKGGSLFSNYDEENERERNKDYSRRKDKNYAQEEGRDGRKEETNNGYEEGNNNRGGSNRGRSNWDNDQEYLSWLVAGVMIKVITPGPFYNEIGRIKEVIKKNTYTILKIETDKTSFSIVSDAVVPLKPSKKGEEVIIVDLEKVIEGSVIDIQNNEVQVNVPHGNVTYALQKVFMYKKNFA